CCAATTTCGAGCAGCAAATTATTCGGGCAATCCTCAAGTATAACTGAACATCATCAGTTATAATCCACACATCCAAACTTCAGAATTGCCTCCCGCTGAATATCAGACCGAATGATTCCCGCTCAGATTGCTCACACAAGCATCACAGATTCTAACGCGCACCGCATTTAACCATAGCAGTTTGCAATCTATGGTCCTCGGTCCAAAGAGTCCTGGCGACGCCACAGTAAAACGGGGCACAGTCTAACGGAATGTCACCAGATCGTTTAGATGAACACGCAACAGTCTCAGTAAACACCCTCCGAACTTCACGAACGGATATCGTGTCTCAGACAGTAACAAAGCGTTGTTATGCCAAACGTTACTGCATTTCGCAGTATAACCGCTTTTACTCGCCTCCCTTTTCATTAGCTGAATTCGTGTTAAAATTCCTAATGAACAATCTCATTTATATTTTACAGTCTGAAGCAGGCAGCAATGGTCGCCAATCTCACATCCATTCGGGATGATTTCCCGATTCTGAATCAGAAGCTCCCCAACGGGCAGCCTCTCGTCTACCTCGACAGCGGCGCATCTGCACAGCGTCCCCGTTCTGTGATCAATAAAATCACGGAAGTCTATGAGCAGTATTATTCCAACGTGCACCGCGGCGTCCATCAGCTGGGCGACCGCGTCACTACCGAAATGGAAGCAGCCCGCACCCGGATCCAGTCTTTCATCGGTGCCGCAGCTCCTGAAGAAATCATTTTCACTTCAGGTACAACCATGTCGGTCAACCTGATCGCCCAGGCCTGGGGGCGCCATTTCCTTAAAGGCGGTGATGAGATCATCCTGAATGAAATGGAACACCATGCGAACTTCGTTCCCTGGCAGGCAATCGCCAGAGAACGCGGTGCCGTCCTCAAGTTCATCCAGCTGACACCCGATGGGCGCCTTGACCTCGATCACTATCAATGCCTGCTCTCCCCGAAAACAAAACTCGTAGCCGTCACAGGCATGTCGAACGTTTTAGGGACGATCAACCCCATCGCCGAAATGGCTCATAAGGCACATGAAGCCGGTGCACTGATTTTTGTCGACGGTGCACAAAGTGTTCCCCACCAACCGGTCGATGTCGTCAGTAGCGAGATCGACTTCCTCGCCTTTTCAGGCCACAAACTGTTTGGCCCCTCAGGTGTCGGTATCCTCTACGGCCGCAAATCACTTCTGGAAAATCTCCCCCCGTTCCTCTATGGTGGAAATATGATTTCGGAAGTGCATCTCGAGGAATCTCACTGGGCCAGTCTTCCCGCCCGCTTTGAAGCGGGAACTCCTGCGATCACCGATGCCATCGCCCTGGGAACCGCCGTTGAATATATTACAGAGCTGGGCTTTGACGCGATCCAGGAACAGGAGCACATCCTCGGCGAATACGCGCTGCAGCAACTGCGCGAAGTTCCCGGCTTGCAGATTTACGGGCCGCAGGAACTCATACAGCGGGGAACCATCTTCAGCTTTAACGTCGCAGGGGCGCATCCCGAAGACCTCGCCACGCTCCTGGACCGCAAGGGAATCGCTGTCCGGCACGGACATCACTGCACCATGCCCCTGCATCAGCATCTGGAGATTGCTGCCAGCGTGCGGGCCAGCCTGGCATTCTATAACACCACCGATGAAATTGACGCGCTGATCGATGCCCTCGACTTCGCCCGAAAGCGACTGCGCCTGACATAAGGATTTCAGACAGCAGGATTGCGGGCAGCTGATTTGAATCGTACGTCTACAAAAAAAGAAGCCGGCGTTTTTGCGCCGGCTTCTCTGAGTTTCTGAATGTCACCATTCTCTAGTCGAGACTAGATAGGTTTAACATTTTCTGCTCTTGGTCCTTTTTCGCCACGTCCTTCTGTGAAGGAGACGCGTTGCCCTTCGTAGAGCTGCTCAAATGACACACCTTCGAGGTTAGACGAGTGGAAGAACAAGTCTTTTCCACTTTCTGTGTCGATAAACCCAAATCCCTTTTGTGTCACTTTCTTAATTGTACCTTCAGCCATCTTCTTTTCCGATTCCTAAAAAATAAAAAATGCGGCGTCTCCCGAAACAACTGGTTCAGGTCGCTCAGCCGCAAGATTCGATTCTAACCGGCCCCGGTAATAAAACAAGCTGAGTGAACAATAATCTCCTGTTATGACACCATAGAGACAGCCAATTTTGAATAGAAATGCCTGTTTTCCAGCACTACAAGCCCAAAATAAATTTTTACAGTTTTACCGAAATCCTCAAATTTTCAGGAATTCCCGCCCGATTTTCGGGTAGCCACGTAAACTCTGCATCCCCCGCACTACAGGCGCTACCGACAGCCCACCTGAGCAGGCAGAATCAGCCCCTGATACCCCAATCACCTCAATCATTGCTCCAAGCTGATTCCGATAAACTCGGCCTACGCAGCAGTGATACTACTTGACAACTGTTCCAGATCGGCAGACGATAAGAGTAGTTTTCCGATTTCGAGTGTCACATCTTCATATCATAACCCAGAAAGCGAGTACTCATGATGGTTCCTCGCCCTGTTTCAGCCGTTTTTCGCACTCAGGCCGTCGGCCTGTTGACGCTGCTGTTAGCATTCACAATCACTATAAATCAGACAGCTGCCCAGAGACGCTCCACCCGTCTCCATGCCAATCCAGCCAATACCATTGAAGCTGCTGCCCTGGAATTTGCACTCAACGCGGAGGAAGTGACACAGTTGATCGGCAAAACAGCTGATATTACTGCTTCGAATGGGAAAGAAGAGCAGGGAGTTGAGATTACCCGCTTCCTGACAGGCCGCGACAAGAGCCAGATCAAATCCATCGAAGTCAAAGCTCCCAACGCAACTCGCAGCAAGCGACTGCTGGTCACGCGCCTGGATGAAATGAAGATTGACGACAAACTCTATCAGTTTCAATATCTCCCTTCCGTCAAAGCAGCCATGCTGGAAGATCTCAGCAAAAAAAATGCTGCGATCTCTGAAAAACTCAAAGCCTCCAACGAAGAGTTCTGGGAAGAGATCCCCGAAGAGGAACAACTGAAATATGTCAACGAATATAAAGAGTTTCTCGACAAAGTTGGCAAACACTACGCTTCCTTTAACATGAAATTATACGAAACCAGGTACTTCCTGTTTTATACCGACATGCCCGCCAATCAGGTTGCCCCCTACCTGGTTCAGCTCGACAAAATGAATGAACTGCTCGGCCAGTCATTCGGTTTCAAACCAGGTCATAACATCTGGCGCGGCAAAGCAGTCATCGTCGCCTTCATCGCCAAACAGGCGTTCCTGGAATTTGAACAGCAGTTTTACAACCGCACGGAAACCGGCAACGCGATCGGCCTCTGCCACTCGCATGGTGATGGAAAAGTCATTGTCTCCTGCTATCGCGGCAATGATCCCAACTTCTTCGGAGCCGTCCTCGTCCACGAAACCGCACACGGCTACATTCACCGCTATAAATCAACCGTCAACATCCCGACCTGGATCAACGAAGGTATCGCCGACTGGATCGCCATGATGGTCGTCCCCAGTTCCAGAGAAGTCCGCTTCCGCCAGGTGGAAGCAGCGAATCGCCTGAAACAGGTCCAGACGTTCGGCGGACAGTTCTTCAATAACGAGCGCCTCGACAGCTGGCAGTACGGCTCTGCCAGCGCGATCATTCAACTCATGCTCAAAGCCAGCCCGGAACAGTTCAAACTCTTCTTCAACGGCATC
The sequence above is a segment of the Gimesia algae genome. Coding sequences within it:
- a CDS encoding aminotransferase class V-fold PLP-dependent enzyme, translated to MVANLTSIRDDFPILNQKLPNGQPLVYLDSGASAQRPRSVINKITEVYEQYYSNVHRGVHQLGDRVTTEMEAARTRIQSFIGAAAPEEIIFTSGTTMSVNLIAQAWGRHFLKGGDEIILNEMEHHANFVPWQAIARERGAVLKFIQLTPDGRLDLDHYQCLLSPKTKLVAVTGMSNVLGTINPIAEMAHKAHEAGALIFVDGAQSVPHQPVDVVSSEIDFLAFSGHKLFGPSGVGILYGRKSLLENLPPFLYGGNMISEVHLEESHWASLPARFEAGTPAITDAIALGTAVEYITELGFDAIQEQEHILGEYALQQLREVPGLQIYGPQELIQRGTIFSFNVAGAHPEDLATLLDRKGIAVRHGHHCTMPLHQHLEIAASVRASLAFYNTTDEIDALIDALDFARKRLRLT
- a CDS encoding cold-shock protein, with amino-acid sequence MAEGTIKKVTQKGFGFIDTESGKDLFFHSSNLEGVSFEQLYEGQRVSFTEGRGEKGPRAENVKPI